One window of the Triticum dicoccoides isolate Atlit2015 ecotype Zavitan chromosome 3B, WEW_v2.0, whole genome shotgun sequence genome contains the following:
- the LOC119276318 gene encoding neutral ceramidase isoform X2: MEASSFLRYQVRGFGSFRIWLCLLLLLVLQNCSLVLSDSPYLVGMGSYDITGPAADVNMMGYANTEQIASGIHFRLKSRAFIVAGPNGRRVVFVNLDACMASQLVNIKVLERLKARYGDLYNENNVAISGIHTHAGPGGYLQYVVYIVTSLGFVRQSFDVIVDGIEKSIVEAHNNLHPGKIYVNKGDLLDAGVNRSPSAYLNNPAEERSKYKYNVDKEMTLVKFVDDESGPVGSFNWFATHGTSMSRTNSLISGDNKGAAARFMEDWAEKNGLPKQTGVASSDDLGFLHMTSVLPRRVSTIIPEPDEITDDLMQLASSYEASGGRRLAGSNITRRIRSSQENNPKFVSAFCQSNCGDVSPNVLGTFCIDTHLPCDFNHSTCNGKNELCYGRGPGYPNEFESTRIIGNKQFLKAVDLFNSASEEIQGKIDYRHTYLDFSQLKVSVSTSTGGPQVVKTCPAAMGFAFAAGTTDGPGAFDFKQGDDKGNPFWRLVRNLLKTPGKEQVECQAPKPILLDTGEMKEPYDWAPAILPIQIIRIGQLVILCVPGEFTTMAGRRLRDAVKNVLISGSNGEFGTNIHVVLAGLTNTYSQYVTTFEEYQIQRYEGASTLYGPHTLSAYIQEFQKLATAMVENKEVPTNIQPPDMLEKQIGLLPGVMYDSTPPGVHFGDVSSDVAANSNFRKGTTVNATFYSACPRNDLLTEGTFALVEKLNGNDWIPVYDDDDWSLQFKWSRPSKFSPRSFATLEWTIPEDAASGVYRLRHSGASKPLIGSIKHFTGTSRAFAVR; encoded by the exons ATGGAGGCATCATCTTTCTTGCGCTATCAAGTCCGTGGTTTTGGTTCGTTCAGGATTTGGCTATGTCTTCTTTTACTTCTTGTCCTTCAGAATTGCAGCCTGGTGCTCTCCGACTCTCCATATTTGGTCGGCATGGGGAGCTATGACATAACAGGGCCCGCAGCAGATGTTAACATGATGGGATATGCAAATACTGAGCAGATTGCATCAGGGATTCACTTCAGGCTAAAGTCACGCGCGTTTATTGTTGCTGGGCCTAATGGAAGGCGTGTTGTCTTTGTGAATCTGGATGCTTGCATGGCATCGCAGCTTGTGAATATAAAGGTGCTCGAAAGGCTAAAAGCAAG GTATGGTGATCTTTATAATGAGAATAACGTGGCTATCAGTGGGATCCATACCCATGCTGGGCCTGGAGGTTATCTgcagtatgtagtctatattgtcaCTTCTCTTGGGTTTGTTCGTCAGTCATTTGATGTAATTGTCGATGGGATTGAGAAAAGCATTGTTGAAGCTCATAACAACCTCCATCCTGGGAAGATCTATGTGAATAAAG GTGACCTTCTTGATGCCGGTGTGAATCGCAGCCCGAGCGCGTACCTGAATAACCCTGCTGAAGAGAGAAGCAAATACAAATACAATGTTGATAAAGAAATGACCCTTGTTAAGTTTGTAGATGATGAATCGGGTCCAGTTGGAAGTTTTAATTGGTTTGCGACTCACGGAACATCAATGAGTCGCACAAATTCTTTGATAAGTGGTGATAACAAAGGAGCAGCTGCACGTTTCATGGAAGACTGGGCTGAAAAGAATGGCCTTCCAAAGCAGACAGGTGTTGCAAGTTCTGATGATCTTGGATTTTTGCACATGACATCTGTACTTCCGAGAAGAGTCTCTACAATAATACCAGAACCGGATGAGATAA CTGACGACTTAATGCAATTGGCATCATCCTACGAGGCATCGGGTGGAAGACGGTTGGCAGGTTCAAATATCACTAGACGCATTAGAAGTTCTCAAGAAAACAATCCAAAATTTGTTTCCGCGTTTTGCCAGTCAAACTGTGGAGATGTTAGTCCAAATGTCCTGGGGACGTTTTGCATAGACACCCATCTTCCTTGTGACTTCAATCACAGCACATGTAATGGGAAGAACGAACTTTGCTATGGACGAGGCCCAGG ATATCCTAATGAGTTTGAAAGTACCCGCATAATTGGGAATAAGCAATTTCTGAAGGCTGTAGATCTCTTTAATTCAGCTTCTGAAGAAATACAAGGAAAAATTGACTATCGACACACCTACTTAGATTTCTCTCAACTCAAAGTTAGTGTTTCTACAAGTACGGGCGGTCCGCAGGTGGTGAAAACATGCCCAGCAGCCATGGGATTTGCATTTGCTGCTGGAACCACAGATGGCCCTGGAGCTTTTGATTTCAAACAAGGAGATGACAAG GGAAACCCTTTCTGGAGATTAGTGAGGAACTTACTAAAGACACCAGGGAAAGAGCAAGTTGAGTGCCAAGCTCCAAAACCAATATTGCTGGACACTGGTGAAATGAAGGAACCATATGATTGGGCG CCTGCGATACTTCCCATCCAGATCATAAGAATTGGTCAGCTGGTTATCTTGTGTGTTCCAGGAG AATTCACGACAATGGCCGGCAGGCGGCTACGCGATGCTGTAAAAAATGTACTGATAAGTGGCAGCAATGGTGAATTTGGTACAAATATTCATGTTGTTCTTGCGGGGCTGACAAACACATATTCTCAGTATGTCACAACATTTGAAGAATACCAGATCCAAAGATACGAG GGTGCGTCAACATTGTACGGTCCCCACACCTTGAGTGCATACATTCAAGAGTTTCAGAAACTTGCCACAGCTATGGTTGAAAACAAAGAGGTCCCCACAAACATCCAACCTCCTGACATGTTGGAGAAGCAAATTGGACTATTGCCAGGTGTTATGTATGACTCTACTCCTCCTGGTGTTCACTTTGGGGATGTTAGCTCGGACGTTGCAGCAAACTCAAACTTCAGGAAGGGCACTACTGTGAATGCTACATTCTATTCGGCCTGTCCAAGGAATGACCTTCTAACTGAGGGCACCTTCGCACTTGTTGAGAAGCTCAATGGTAACGACTGGATTCCTgtctatgatgatgatgattggtCATTGCAATTCAAGTGGTCTAGGCCTTCAAAATTCAGTCCAAGAAGTTTCGCGACGCTGGAGTGGACCATTCCCGAGGATGCTGCCTCTGGTGTTTATAGGTTGAGGCATTCTGGTGCCTCTAAGCCATTGATAGGGTCAATCAAGCATTTTACAGGTACTTCTCGGGCATTTGCAGTGCGTTAA
- the LOC119276318 gene encoding neutral ceramidase isoform X1, with product MSGNINFFMLNSVQLISSSLEILDSHELINNSIPWFLMEASSFLRYQVRGFGSFRIWLCLLLLLVLQNCSLVLSDSPYLVGMGSYDITGPAADVNMMGYANTEQIASGIHFRLKSRAFIVAGPNGRRVVFVNLDACMASQLVNIKVLERLKARYGDLYNENNVAISGIHTHAGPGGYLQYVVYIVTSLGFVRQSFDVIVDGIEKSIVEAHNNLHPGKIYVNKGDLLDAGVNRSPSAYLNNPAEERSKYKYNVDKEMTLVKFVDDESGPVGSFNWFATHGTSMSRTNSLISGDNKGAAARFMEDWAEKNGLPKQTGVASSDDLGFLHMTSVLPRRVSTIIPEPDEITDDLMQLASSYEASGGRRLAGSNITRRIRSSQENNPKFVSAFCQSNCGDVSPNVLGTFCIDTHLPCDFNHSTCNGKNELCYGRGPGYPNEFESTRIIGNKQFLKAVDLFNSASEEIQGKIDYRHTYLDFSQLKVSVSTSTGGPQVVKTCPAAMGFAFAAGTTDGPGAFDFKQGDDKGNPFWRLVRNLLKTPGKEQVECQAPKPILLDTGEMKEPYDWAPAILPIQIIRIGQLVILCVPGEFTTMAGRRLRDAVKNVLISGSNGEFGTNIHVVLAGLTNTYSQYVTTFEEYQIQRYEGASTLYGPHTLSAYIQEFQKLATAMVENKEVPTNIQPPDMLEKQIGLLPGVMYDSTPPGVHFGDVSSDVAANSNFRKGTTVNATFYSACPRNDLLTEGTFALVEKLNGNDWIPVYDDDDWSLQFKWSRPSKFSPRSFATLEWTIPEDAASGVYRLRHSGASKPLIGSIKHFTGTSRAFAVR from the exons ATGTCAGGCAACATAAATTTCTTCATGCTCAATAG TGTACAGTTAATCTCTTCTTCTCTGGAGATTTTGGACTCGCATGAGTTGATCAACAACTCCATTCCCTGGTTCCTGATGGAGGCATCATCTTTCTTGCGCTATCAAGTCCGTGGTTTTGGTTCGTTCAGGATTTGGCTATGTCTTCTTTTACTTCTTGTCCTTCAGAATTGCAGCCTGGTGCTCTCCGACTCTCCATATTTGGTCGGCATGGGGAGCTATGACATAACAGGGCCCGCAGCAGATGTTAACATGATGGGATATGCAAATACTGAGCAGATTGCATCAGGGATTCACTTCAGGCTAAAGTCACGCGCGTTTATTGTTGCTGGGCCTAATGGAAGGCGTGTTGTCTTTGTGAATCTGGATGCTTGCATGGCATCGCAGCTTGTGAATATAAAGGTGCTCGAAAGGCTAAAAGCAAG GTATGGTGATCTTTATAATGAGAATAACGTGGCTATCAGTGGGATCCATACCCATGCTGGGCCTGGAGGTTATCTgcagtatgtagtctatattgtcaCTTCTCTTGGGTTTGTTCGTCAGTCATTTGATGTAATTGTCGATGGGATTGAGAAAAGCATTGTTGAAGCTCATAACAACCTCCATCCTGGGAAGATCTATGTGAATAAAG GTGACCTTCTTGATGCCGGTGTGAATCGCAGCCCGAGCGCGTACCTGAATAACCCTGCTGAAGAGAGAAGCAAATACAAATACAATGTTGATAAAGAAATGACCCTTGTTAAGTTTGTAGATGATGAATCGGGTCCAGTTGGAAGTTTTAATTGGTTTGCGACTCACGGAACATCAATGAGTCGCACAAATTCTTTGATAAGTGGTGATAACAAAGGAGCAGCTGCACGTTTCATGGAAGACTGGGCTGAAAAGAATGGCCTTCCAAAGCAGACAGGTGTTGCAAGTTCTGATGATCTTGGATTTTTGCACATGACATCTGTACTTCCGAGAAGAGTCTCTACAATAATACCAGAACCGGATGAGATAA CTGACGACTTAATGCAATTGGCATCATCCTACGAGGCATCGGGTGGAAGACGGTTGGCAGGTTCAAATATCACTAGACGCATTAGAAGTTCTCAAGAAAACAATCCAAAATTTGTTTCCGCGTTTTGCCAGTCAAACTGTGGAGATGTTAGTCCAAATGTCCTGGGGACGTTTTGCATAGACACCCATCTTCCTTGTGACTTCAATCACAGCACATGTAATGGGAAGAACGAACTTTGCTATGGACGAGGCCCAGG ATATCCTAATGAGTTTGAAAGTACCCGCATAATTGGGAATAAGCAATTTCTGAAGGCTGTAGATCTCTTTAATTCAGCTTCTGAAGAAATACAAGGAAAAATTGACTATCGACACACCTACTTAGATTTCTCTCAACTCAAAGTTAGTGTTTCTACAAGTACGGGCGGTCCGCAGGTGGTGAAAACATGCCCAGCAGCCATGGGATTTGCATTTGCTGCTGGAACCACAGATGGCCCTGGAGCTTTTGATTTCAAACAAGGAGATGACAAG GGAAACCCTTTCTGGAGATTAGTGAGGAACTTACTAAAGACACCAGGGAAAGAGCAAGTTGAGTGCCAAGCTCCAAAACCAATATTGCTGGACACTGGTGAAATGAAGGAACCATATGATTGGGCG CCTGCGATACTTCCCATCCAGATCATAAGAATTGGTCAGCTGGTTATCTTGTGTGTTCCAGGAG AATTCACGACAATGGCCGGCAGGCGGCTACGCGATGCTGTAAAAAATGTACTGATAAGTGGCAGCAATGGTGAATTTGGTACAAATATTCATGTTGTTCTTGCGGGGCTGACAAACACATATTCTCAGTATGTCACAACATTTGAAGAATACCAGATCCAAAGATACGAG GGTGCGTCAACATTGTACGGTCCCCACACCTTGAGTGCATACATTCAAGAGTTTCAGAAACTTGCCACAGCTATGGTTGAAAACAAAGAGGTCCCCACAAACATCCAACCTCCTGACATGTTGGAGAAGCAAATTGGACTATTGCCAGGTGTTATGTATGACTCTACTCCTCCTGGTGTTCACTTTGGGGATGTTAGCTCGGACGTTGCAGCAAACTCAAACTTCAGGAAGGGCACTACTGTGAATGCTACATTCTATTCGGCCTGTCCAAGGAATGACCTTCTAACTGAGGGCACCTTCGCACTTGTTGAGAAGCTCAATGGTAACGACTGGATTCCTgtctatgatgatgatgattggtCATTGCAATTCAAGTGGTCTAGGCCTTCAAAATTCAGTCCAAGAAGTTTCGCGACGCTGGAGTGGACCATTCCCGAGGATGCTGCCTCTGGTGTTTATAGGTTGAGGCATTCTGGTGCCTCTAAGCCATTGATAGGGTCAATCAAGCATTTTACAGGTACTTCTCGGGCATTTGCAGTGCGTTAA